A single Micromonospora luteifusca DNA region contains:
- a CDS encoding NAD(P)/FAD-dependent oxidoreductase: MSEQHGTVVIGAGPAGLTAAYELLRHGKSVRVFEADEVVGGISRTVERDGWRFDIGGHRFFTKVPRVEAFWHEILPDEDFLTRPRMSRIFYRGALFNYPLSAVNALRNLGLPEAARCLGSYARARLRPPQDQSHFEGWVSARFGWRLYSIFFKTYTEKVWGMPADRLQADWAAQRIKNLSLAKAIRNALLPRRRRTDVTSLIEQFQYPKYGPGMMWERCAEQVCHQGGRVSTGTWVTAVHHDPARRRAISVTVNGADGQRTEPADHVISSMPISELVAALRPAAPPEILACAADLRYRDFLTVALVVPAEFSFPDNWIYVHDPGVRVGRIQNFGSWSPYLVKDGRTCLGLEYFVFADDEMWRTPDADLVALGTAELERLGLVRPGVVEAGYVVRMPKAYPVYDERYQHNVDVIRAWLSEAVPNVHPVGRNGMHRYNNQDHSMLTAMLTAENIATGSTHDVWSVNVEQDYHEESSSSDGRRGTGRDAPVLPSRIVATSIGAPEGVGAAGSGDRPTQVPLG; the protein is encoded by the coding sequence ATGAGCGAGCAGCACGGCACGGTGGTCATCGGCGCGGGGCCGGCGGGTCTCACCGCCGCGTACGAGCTGCTCCGGCACGGCAAGTCGGTCCGGGTCTTCGAGGCCGACGAGGTGGTCGGCGGGATCAGCCGGACCGTGGAACGCGACGGATGGCGGTTCGACATCGGCGGGCACCGGTTCTTCACGAAGGTGCCCCGGGTAGAGGCGTTCTGGCACGAGATTCTGCCGGACGAGGACTTCCTCACCCGACCCCGGATGAGCCGGATCTTCTACCGTGGCGCGTTGTTCAACTACCCGCTCAGCGCCGTGAACGCGCTGCGCAACCTGGGGCTGCCGGAGGCGGCCCGCTGCCTCGGCTCGTACGCCCGCGCCCGGCTGCGCCCACCCCAGGACCAGTCGCACTTCGAAGGCTGGGTGTCGGCCCGGTTCGGCTGGCGGTTGTATTCGATCTTCTTCAAGACGTACACCGAAAAGGTCTGGGGGATGCCGGCGGACCGGCTGCAGGCGGACTGGGCCGCGCAGCGGATCAAGAACCTGTCGCTGGCGAAGGCGATCCGCAACGCGCTGCTGCCCCGGCGTCGACGCACGGACGTGACCAGCCTGATCGAGCAGTTCCAGTACCCGAAGTACGGGCCGGGGATGATGTGGGAACGCTGCGCCGAGCAGGTGTGCCACCAGGGCGGACGGGTGTCGACCGGCACCTGGGTCACCGCGGTGCACCACGACCCGGCGCGACGGCGGGCGATCAGTGTGACGGTCAACGGCGCGGACGGGCAGCGTACCGAGCCCGCGGACCACGTGATCTCGTCGATGCCGATCTCGGAACTGGTGGCCGCGCTGCGTCCGGCGGCGCCGCCGGAGATCCTGGCCTGCGCCGCTGACCTGCGCTACCGCGACTTCCTGACGGTCGCGCTGGTGGTGCCGGCGGAGTTCTCGTTCCCCGACAACTGGATCTACGTGCACGACCCGGGGGTACGGGTGGGCCGCATCCAGAACTTCGGCTCCTGGTCGCCGTATCTCGTCAAGGACGGGCGCACCTGTCTCGGCCTGGAGTACTTCGTCTTCGCCGACGACGAGATGTGGCGTACCCCCGATGCCGACCTCGTGGCGTTGGGCACCGCGGAGCTGGAGCGGCTGGGGTTGGTCCGACCCGGCGTGGTGGAGGCCGGCTACGTCGTGCGGATGCCCAAGGCCTACCCGGTGTACGACGAGCGCTACCAGCACAACGTGGACGTCATCCGGGCGTGGCTGAGCGAGGCGGTGCCGAACGTGCACCCGGTGGGGCGCAACGGCATGCACCGCTACAACAACCAGGACCACTCGATGCTGACCGCGATGCTCACGGCCGAGAACATCGCCACCGGCAGTACGCACGACGTCTGGTCGGTCAACGTCGAGCAGGATTACCACGAGGAATCGTCGAGCAGCGACGGCCGACGGGGCACCGGCCGGGACGCGCCGGTGCTGCCCAGCCGGATCGTCGCGACGTCGATCGGTGCGCCCGAGGGTGTCGGCGCCGCGGGGAGCGGTGATCGGCCGACGCAGGTGCCGCTGGGCTGA